One window of the Clupea harengus chromosome 20, Ch_v2.0.2, whole genome shotgun sequence genome contains the following:
- the sec24b gene encoding protein transport protein Sec24B isoform X2 codes for MSAPGYTNLNTSVNYSLNATQNGGSAPPYQNGPAQSYPSTYPASGYGAPPQHYPSSTGHCVPASSKTPIMNNDYANYYSQHQPLLPPAAGAVTAPSSYGVPQGSLPPSQPYNTANPPASGAPLYPAAYQHPYTMPSAYYGQQYPVSQAQSQQPNLMAVSSGTNNGAPLYPIVSYPSAPGSSQYGTLRSSQAPMGPGPVSGPNVIVPPGQATGQSMSMGNGPIPPSSATPAHQGYGTATLCQQSATVNGQTNALQTQTMPHYDQNLHGHMTYSYGGVPPTTQGPDGDRPLSGTPATSVHSSPGHQPGLPYRYVTNSGVSSAPVAATTPAGQSSSSSEDEDDEDEDEEAGADSSSSTTGSASPVPNSYESLEGGSYTDPASIPPPGDLSRQAPFGYSYPAMQPNYIQTAPRSNPAPSATGYHAPGYQDMSQPFPSMSQLSAALGGLSAPELTVDSLRPVNLLQERNILPPTPTAPPEPNLSTDLKNVNCSPDTFRCTLTNIPQTQALLNKARLPLGLLLHPFRDLSLPVITSNTIVRCRSCRTYINPFVSFLDQRRWKCNLCYRVNDVPDEFMYNPVTRSYGEPHKRPEILNSTVEFIASSDYMLRPPQPAAYLFVLDVSHNAVEGGYLNVFCQSLLENLDKLPGDTRSRVGFLTFDSTIHFYNLQEGLSQPQMLVVSDIDDVFIPTADSLLVNLKESKELVKDLLNALPSMFTHTQETHSALGPALQAAYKLMSPTGGRVSVFQTQLPTLGAGTLQSREDPNQRSSTKGVKHLGPATDFYKKLALDCSGQQIAVDLFLLSSQYSDLASLACVSKYSAGSIFYYPTFHHVHNPAQRDKFQKDLQRYLTRKIGFEAVMRIRCTKGLSIHTFHGNFFVRSTDLLSLANVNPDSGFAVQMSIEESLADTSLACFQAALLYTSSKGKRRIRVHTLCLPVVSQLSDVFAGADVQAITCLLANMAIDRSISSSLTDARDALLNAVVDSLAAYRANGSNLQPAGLIAPASLQLFPLYVLALLKQKALRTGTSTRLDDRVFNMCDFKSQPLWHVMRMVHPDLYRIDSLSEQRALRLNDTVVPQPPRLQLTAEKLTRDGAFLMDCGNVLYLWVGKCCSEMFIQDVLGCPNYASIPPNMTQIPELENPDSEQLRTFLSWLQETRSFCPALYVVKDEASAKSGFFQHLVEDRTESAFSYYEFLLHIQQQMTK; via the exons ATGTCGGCGCCGGGCTACACGAATTTGAACACTTCTGTCAATTACAGCTTGAACGCAACCCAGAATGGTGGATCGGCTCCTCCGTATCAGAACG GTCCTGCGCAGTCATACCCCTCAACGTATCCAGCATCTGGCTACGGAGCTCCCCCTCAACATTACCCCTCTAGCACCGGACATTGTGTTCCAGCCTCCAGCAAGACTCCCATTATGAACAATGATTACGCTAACTACTATAGCCAACATCAACCCCTTTTGCCACCTGCTGCTGGGGCAGTTACAGCCCCCTCATCATATGGGGTTCCCCAGGGATCCCTGCCTCCCTCGCAACCCTACAACACAGCCAACCCCCCAGCCTCTGGAGCGCCACTGTATCCAGCAGCATACCAGCATCCCTACACTATGCCTTCTGCCTATTATGGACAGCAGTACCCAGTGTCCCAGGCGCAGTCGCAGCAACCAAATCTAATGGCAGTGTCCAGTGGCACAAACAACGGAGCTCCTCTATACCCCATTGTGTCATACCCCTCTGCTCCGGGGAGTAGCCAGTACGGCACACTCCGATCTTCTCAGGCCCCCATGGGACCCGGACCTGTTTCGGGGCCCAATGTGATCGTGCCCCCTGGCCAGGCTACTGGGCAGTCCATGTCCATGGGGAATGGACCTATTCCCCCCTCATCTGCCACTCCTGCTCACCAGGGCTATGGAACGGCTACTCTTTGCCAACAATCAGCAACAGTTAATGGACAAACAAATGCAC TTCAAACCCAAACAATGCCACACTATGACCAAAACCTCCATGGCCATATGACCTACTCATATGGAGGGGTACCCCCCACGACACAGGGCCCTGACGGGGATAGACCGCTTTCAGGGACCCCAGCCACCTCAGTACATTCGTCACCAGGCCATCAGCCAG GCCTGCCTTACAGATATGTTACAAATAGTGGGGTTAGCTCCGCCCCTGTCGCAGCCACCACGCCCGCTGGCCAGTCCTCTTCGAGCTCAGAGGATGAGGacgatgaagatgaggatgaggaagcaG gtgCAGACAGCTCCTCCAGCACTACTGGCAGTGCCTCCCCAGTGCCCAACAGCTATGAGTCCCTGGAGGGTGGGAGTTACACAG acccagCATCTATTCCACCCCCTGGGGATCTGTCGCGGCAAGCTCCCTTTGGCTACTCGTACCCGGCCATGCAGCCCAACTACATCCAGACAGCTCCCAGGTCAAATCCCGCCCCCTCTGCTACAGGGTACCACGCGCCTGGGTACCAGGACATGTCACAG CCTTTCCCCAGCATGTCCCAGCTGTCGGCGGCCCTGGGCGGCCTGAGTGCGCCTGAGCTGACGGTGGACAGCCTGCGGCCCGTCAACCTCCTGCAGGAACGCAacatcctcccccccacccccaccgcccctCCTGAGCCCAACCTCAGCACCGACCTCAAGAATGTCAACTGCAGCCCTGA CACGTTCAGGTGCACACTTACCAACATCCCCCAGACCCAGGCCCTGCTGAACAAAGCCCGGCTCCCGCTAGGCCTCCTGCTGCACCCCTTCAGAGACTTGAGT CTACCAGTTATCACCTCCAACACCATTGTGCGCTGCCGTTCGTGCCGGACCTACATCAACCCCTTCGTCTCCTTCCTGGACCAGCGGCGGTGGAAGTGTAACCTGTGCTACAGAGTGAATGATG TTCCGGATGAGTTCATGTACAACCCAGTGACACGCTCTTACGGCGAACCCCACAAGAGGCCCGAGATCCTGAACTCCACGGTTGAGTTCATCGCCTCCTCAGATTACATG TTGCGGCCCCCTCAGCCTGCGGCCTACCTGTTTGTGCTGGACGTGTCTCACAATGCTGTGGAGGGAGGATACCTGAATGTCTTCTGTCAGTCCCTGCTAGAGAACCTGGACAA GTTGCCAGGGGATACCCGCTCGCGAGTGGGCTTCTTGACGTTTGACAGCACCATTCACTTCTACAACCTACAGGAGGGTCTTTCCCAGCCTCAAATGCTCGTGGTCTCAGATATTGACG atGTTTTTATTCCTACTGCTGACAGTCTACTAGTCAATCTGAAGGAAAGTAAGGAA CTGGTGAAGGACCTGCTGAATGCTCTCCCCAGCATGTTCACCCACACGCAGGAGACCCACAGTGCCTTGGGCCCGGCACTGCAGGCCGCCTATAAGCTCATGTCCCCCACGGGCGGCCGCGTGTCCGTGTTCCAGACCCAGCTGCCCACACTGGGGGCCGGGACTCTGCAGTCGCGAGAGGACCCCAACCAGAGATCCAGCACCAAG gggGTTAAGCACCTGGGACCAGCCACTGACTTCTACAAGAAGCTAGCCCTGGACTGCTCTGGCCAGCAGATTGCCGTGGACCTATTTCTACTCAGCTCTCAGTATTCCGACCTGGCATCATTAG cgtGTGTTTCCAAGTACTCTGCGGGCAGCATCTTCTACTACCCCACATTCCACCACGTGCACAATCCAGCCCAGCGGGACAAGTTCCAGAAAGATCTGCAGCGCTACCTCACCAGGAAGATTGGCTTTGAGGCCGTCATGAGGATACGCTGCACTAAAG GCCTGTCCATCCACACATTCCATGGCAACTTCTTTGTGCGGTCCACTGACCTGCTGTCTCTGGCCAACGTGAACCCGGACTCGGGCTTCGCCGTGCAGATGTCCATCGAGGAGAGCCTGGCCGACACGTCGCTGGCCTGCTTCCAGGCAGCGTTGCTCTACACCTCCAGTAAAG GGAAGAGACGGATCAGAGTGCACACCCTCTGTCTGCCGGTGGTCAGCCAGCTGAGCGATGTGTTTGCAGGGGCGGACGTTCAGGCCATCACGTGCTTACTAGCTAACATGG cCATTGACCGGTCGATATCGTCAAGCCTGACAGACGCGCGGGATGCGCTGTTGAACGCGGTAGTGGACTCCCTGGCGGCGTACCGCGCCAACGGCTCCAACCTGCAGCCCGCCGGCCTCATCGCCCCGGCCTCCCTGCAGCTCTTTCCCCTCTACGTGCTGGCGCTGCTCAAACAG aAAGCCCTGCGCACTGGCACCAGCACGCGCCTGGACGACCGCGTCTTCAACATGTGCGACTTCAAGAGCCAGCCCCTTTGGCACGTCATGCGCATGGTGCACCCCGACCTCTACCGCATAGACAGCCTATCAGAACAG AGGGCACTGCGCCTGAATGACACTGTGGTTCCCCAGCCTCCCCGTCTGCAGCTCACAGCAGAGAAGCTGACAAGGGATGGAGCTTTCCTCATGGACTGTGGCAAT GTGCTTTACCTTTGGGTGGGCAAGTGTTGCAGTGAGATGTTCATTCAAGACGTGCTGGGCTGCCCAAACTATGCGTCTATTCCTCCTAACATG ACGCAGATTCCTGAGCTGGAGAACCCGGACTCGGAACAGTTACGCACGTTCCTGTCGTGGCTTCAGGAGACGCGGAGTTTCTGTCCGGCTCTCTACGTGGTGAA GGACGAGGCCTCGGCGAAGAGCGGCTTCTTCCAGCACCTGGTGGAGGACCGCACTGAGTCGGCCTTCTCCTACTACGAGTTCCTGCTCCACATCCAGCAGCAGATGACCAAGTAG
- the sec24b gene encoding protein transport protein Sec24B isoform X1, whose protein sequence is MSAPGYTNLNTSVNYSLNATQNGGSAPPYQNGPAQSYPSTYPASGYGAPPQHYPSSTGHCVPASSKTPIMNNDYANYYSQHQPLLPPAAGAVTAPSSYGVPQGSLPPSQPYNTANPPASGAPLYPAAYQHPYTMPSAYYGQQYPVSQAQSQQPNLMAVSSGTNNGAPLYPIVSYPSAPGSSQYGTLRSSQAPMGPGPVSGPNVIVPPGQATGQSMSMGNGPIPPSSATPAHQGYGTATLCQQSATVNGQTNALQTQTMPHYDQNLHGHMTYSYGGVPPTTQGPDGDRPLSGTPATSVHSSPGHQPGLPYRYVTNSGVSSAPVAATTPAGQSSSSSEDEDDEDEDEEAGADSSSSTTGSASPVPNSYESLEGGSYTDPASIPPPGDLSRQAPFGYSYPAMQPNYIQTAPRSNPAPSATGYHAPGYQDMSQPFPSMSQLSAALGGLSAPELTVDSLRPVNLLQERNILPPTPTAPPEPNLSTDLKNVNCSPDTFRCTLTNIPQTQALLNKARLPLGLLLHPFRDLSQLPVITSNTIVRCRSCRTYINPFVSFLDQRRWKCNLCYRVNDVPDEFMYNPVTRSYGEPHKRPEILNSTVEFIASSDYMLRPPQPAAYLFVLDVSHNAVEGGYLNVFCQSLLENLDKLPGDTRSRVGFLTFDSTIHFYNLQEGLSQPQMLVVSDIDDVFIPTADSLLVNLKESKELVKDLLNALPSMFTHTQETHSALGPALQAAYKLMSPTGGRVSVFQTQLPTLGAGTLQSREDPNQRSSTKGVKHLGPATDFYKKLALDCSGQQIAVDLFLLSSQYSDLASLACVSKYSAGSIFYYPTFHHVHNPAQRDKFQKDLQRYLTRKIGFEAVMRIRCTKGLSIHTFHGNFFVRSTDLLSLANVNPDSGFAVQMSIEESLADTSLACFQAALLYTSSKGKRRIRVHTLCLPVVSQLSDVFAGADVQAITCLLANMAIDRSISSSLTDARDALLNAVVDSLAAYRANGSNLQPAGLIAPASLQLFPLYVLALLKQKALRTGTSTRLDDRVFNMCDFKSQPLWHVMRMVHPDLYRIDSLSEQRALRLNDTVVPQPPRLQLTAEKLTRDGAFLMDCGNVLYLWVGKCCSEMFIQDVLGCPNYASIPPNMTQIPELENPDSEQLRTFLSWLQETRSFCPALYVVKDEASAKSGFFQHLVEDRTESAFSYYEFLLHIQQQMTK, encoded by the exons ATGTCGGCGCCGGGCTACACGAATTTGAACACTTCTGTCAATTACAGCTTGAACGCAACCCAGAATGGTGGATCGGCTCCTCCGTATCAGAACG GTCCTGCGCAGTCATACCCCTCAACGTATCCAGCATCTGGCTACGGAGCTCCCCCTCAACATTACCCCTCTAGCACCGGACATTGTGTTCCAGCCTCCAGCAAGACTCCCATTATGAACAATGATTACGCTAACTACTATAGCCAACATCAACCCCTTTTGCCACCTGCTGCTGGGGCAGTTACAGCCCCCTCATCATATGGGGTTCCCCAGGGATCCCTGCCTCCCTCGCAACCCTACAACACAGCCAACCCCCCAGCCTCTGGAGCGCCACTGTATCCAGCAGCATACCAGCATCCCTACACTATGCCTTCTGCCTATTATGGACAGCAGTACCCAGTGTCCCAGGCGCAGTCGCAGCAACCAAATCTAATGGCAGTGTCCAGTGGCACAAACAACGGAGCTCCTCTATACCCCATTGTGTCATACCCCTCTGCTCCGGGGAGTAGCCAGTACGGCACACTCCGATCTTCTCAGGCCCCCATGGGACCCGGACCTGTTTCGGGGCCCAATGTGATCGTGCCCCCTGGCCAGGCTACTGGGCAGTCCATGTCCATGGGGAATGGACCTATTCCCCCCTCATCTGCCACTCCTGCTCACCAGGGCTATGGAACGGCTACTCTTTGCCAACAATCAGCAACAGTTAATGGACAAACAAATGCAC TTCAAACCCAAACAATGCCACACTATGACCAAAACCTCCATGGCCATATGACCTACTCATATGGAGGGGTACCCCCCACGACACAGGGCCCTGACGGGGATAGACCGCTTTCAGGGACCCCAGCCACCTCAGTACATTCGTCACCAGGCCATCAGCCAG GCCTGCCTTACAGATATGTTACAAATAGTGGGGTTAGCTCCGCCCCTGTCGCAGCCACCACGCCCGCTGGCCAGTCCTCTTCGAGCTCAGAGGATGAGGacgatgaagatgaggatgaggaagcaG gtgCAGACAGCTCCTCCAGCACTACTGGCAGTGCCTCCCCAGTGCCCAACAGCTATGAGTCCCTGGAGGGTGGGAGTTACACAG acccagCATCTATTCCACCCCCTGGGGATCTGTCGCGGCAAGCTCCCTTTGGCTACTCGTACCCGGCCATGCAGCCCAACTACATCCAGACAGCTCCCAGGTCAAATCCCGCCCCCTCTGCTACAGGGTACCACGCGCCTGGGTACCAGGACATGTCACAG CCTTTCCCCAGCATGTCCCAGCTGTCGGCGGCCCTGGGCGGCCTGAGTGCGCCTGAGCTGACGGTGGACAGCCTGCGGCCCGTCAACCTCCTGCAGGAACGCAacatcctcccccccacccccaccgcccctCCTGAGCCCAACCTCAGCACCGACCTCAAGAATGTCAACTGCAGCCCTGA CACGTTCAGGTGCACACTTACCAACATCCCCCAGACCCAGGCCCTGCTGAACAAAGCCCGGCTCCCGCTAGGCCTCCTGCTGCACCCCTTCAGAGACTTGAGT CAGCTACCAGTTATCACCTCCAACACCATTGTGCGCTGCCGTTCGTGCCGGACCTACATCAACCCCTTCGTCTCCTTCCTGGACCAGCGGCGGTGGAAGTGTAACCTGTGCTACAGAGTGAATGATG TTCCGGATGAGTTCATGTACAACCCAGTGACACGCTCTTACGGCGAACCCCACAAGAGGCCCGAGATCCTGAACTCCACGGTTGAGTTCATCGCCTCCTCAGATTACATG TTGCGGCCCCCTCAGCCTGCGGCCTACCTGTTTGTGCTGGACGTGTCTCACAATGCTGTGGAGGGAGGATACCTGAATGTCTTCTGTCAGTCCCTGCTAGAGAACCTGGACAA GTTGCCAGGGGATACCCGCTCGCGAGTGGGCTTCTTGACGTTTGACAGCACCATTCACTTCTACAACCTACAGGAGGGTCTTTCCCAGCCTCAAATGCTCGTGGTCTCAGATATTGACG atGTTTTTATTCCTACTGCTGACAGTCTACTAGTCAATCTGAAGGAAAGTAAGGAA CTGGTGAAGGACCTGCTGAATGCTCTCCCCAGCATGTTCACCCACACGCAGGAGACCCACAGTGCCTTGGGCCCGGCACTGCAGGCCGCCTATAAGCTCATGTCCCCCACGGGCGGCCGCGTGTCCGTGTTCCAGACCCAGCTGCCCACACTGGGGGCCGGGACTCTGCAGTCGCGAGAGGACCCCAACCAGAGATCCAGCACCAAG gggGTTAAGCACCTGGGACCAGCCACTGACTTCTACAAGAAGCTAGCCCTGGACTGCTCTGGCCAGCAGATTGCCGTGGACCTATTTCTACTCAGCTCTCAGTATTCCGACCTGGCATCATTAG cgtGTGTTTCCAAGTACTCTGCGGGCAGCATCTTCTACTACCCCACATTCCACCACGTGCACAATCCAGCCCAGCGGGACAAGTTCCAGAAAGATCTGCAGCGCTACCTCACCAGGAAGATTGGCTTTGAGGCCGTCATGAGGATACGCTGCACTAAAG GCCTGTCCATCCACACATTCCATGGCAACTTCTTTGTGCGGTCCACTGACCTGCTGTCTCTGGCCAACGTGAACCCGGACTCGGGCTTCGCCGTGCAGATGTCCATCGAGGAGAGCCTGGCCGACACGTCGCTGGCCTGCTTCCAGGCAGCGTTGCTCTACACCTCCAGTAAAG GGAAGAGACGGATCAGAGTGCACACCCTCTGTCTGCCGGTGGTCAGCCAGCTGAGCGATGTGTTTGCAGGGGCGGACGTTCAGGCCATCACGTGCTTACTAGCTAACATGG cCATTGACCGGTCGATATCGTCAAGCCTGACAGACGCGCGGGATGCGCTGTTGAACGCGGTAGTGGACTCCCTGGCGGCGTACCGCGCCAACGGCTCCAACCTGCAGCCCGCCGGCCTCATCGCCCCGGCCTCCCTGCAGCTCTTTCCCCTCTACGTGCTGGCGCTGCTCAAACAG aAAGCCCTGCGCACTGGCACCAGCACGCGCCTGGACGACCGCGTCTTCAACATGTGCGACTTCAAGAGCCAGCCCCTTTGGCACGTCATGCGCATGGTGCACCCCGACCTCTACCGCATAGACAGCCTATCAGAACAG AGGGCACTGCGCCTGAATGACACTGTGGTTCCCCAGCCTCCCCGTCTGCAGCTCACAGCAGAGAAGCTGACAAGGGATGGAGCTTTCCTCATGGACTGTGGCAAT GTGCTTTACCTTTGGGTGGGCAAGTGTTGCAGTGAGATGTTCATTCAAGACGTGCTGGGCTGCCCAAACTATGCGTCTATTCCTCCTAACATG ACGCAGATTCCTGAGCTGGAGAACCCGGACTCGGAACAGTTACGCACGTTCCTGTCGTGGCTTCAGGAGACGCGGAGTTTCTGTCCGGCTCTCTACGTGGTGAA GGACGAGGCCTCGGCGAAGAGCGGCTTCTTCCAGCACCTGGTGGAGGACCGCACTGAGTCGGCCTTCTCCTACTACGAGTTCCTGCTCCACATCCAGCAGCAGATGACCAAGTAG
- the sec24b gene encoding protein transport protein Sec24B isoform X3, whose product MSAPGYTNLNTSVNYSLNATQNGGSAPPYQNGPAQSYPSTYPASGYGAPPQHYPSSTGHCVPASSKTPIMNNDYANYYSQHQPLLPPAAGAVTAPSSYGVPQGSLPPSQPYNTANPPASGAPLYPAAYQHPYTMPSAYYGQQYPVSQAQSQQPNLMAVSSGTNNGAPLYPIVSYPSAPGSSQYGTLRSSQAPMGPGPVSGPNVIVPPGQATGQSMSMGNGPIPPSSATPAHQGYGTATLCQQSATVNGQTNALQTQTMPHYDQNLHGHMTYSYGGVPPTTQGPDGDRPLSGTPATSVHSSPGHQPGADSSSSTTGSASPVPNSYESLEGGSYTDPASIPPPGDLSRQAPFGYSYPAMQPNYIQTAPRSNPAPSATGYHAPGYQDMSQPFPSMSQLSAALGGLSAPELTVDSLRPVNLLQERNILPPTPTAPPEPNLSTDLKNVNCSPDTFRCTLTNIPQTQALLNKARLPLGLLLHPFRDLSQLPVITSNTIVRCRSCRTYINPFVSFLDQRRWKCNLCYRVNDVPDEFMYNPVTRSYGEPHKRPEILNSTVEFIASSDYMLRPPQPAAYLFVLDVSHNAVEGGYLNVFCQSLLENLDKLPGDTRSRVGFLTFDSTIHFYNLQEGLSQPQMLVVSDIDDVFIPTADSLLVNLKESKELVKDLLNALPSMFTHTQETHSALGPALQAAYKLMSPTGGRVSVFQTQLPTLGAGTLQSREDPNQRSSTKGVKHLGPATDFYKKLALDCSGQQIAVDLFLLSSQYSDLASLACVSKYSAGSIFYYPTFHHVHNPAQRDKFQKDLQRYLTRKIGFEAVMRIRCTKGLSIHTFHGNFFVRSTDLLSLANVNPDSGFAVQMSIEESLADTSLACFQAALLYTSSKGKRRIRVHTLCLPVVSQLSDVFAGADVQAITCLLANMAIDRSISSSLTDARDALLNAVVDSLAAYRANGSNLQPAGLIAPASLQLFPLYVLALLKQKALRTGTSTRLDDRVFNMCDFKSQPLWHVMRMVHPDLYRIDSLSEQRALRLNDTVVPQPPRLQLTAEKLTRDGAFLMDCGNVLYLWVGKCCSEMFIQDVLGCPNYASIPPNMTQIPELENPDSEQLRTFLSWLQETRSFCPALYVVKDEASAKSGFFQHLVEDRTESAFSYYEFLLHIQQQMTK is encoded by the exons ATGTCGGCGCCGGGCTACACGAATTTGAACACTTCTGTCAATTACAGCTTGAACGCAACCCAGAATGGTGGATCGGCTCCTCCGTATCAGAACG GTCCTGCGCAGTCATACCCCTCAACGTATCCAGCATCTGGCTACGGAGCTCCCCCTCAACATTACCCCTCTAGCACCGGACATTGTGTTCCAGCCTCCAGCAAGACTCCCATTATGAACAATGATTACGCTAACTACTATAGCCAACATCAACCCCTTTTGCCACCTGCTGCTGGGGCAGTTACAGCCCCCTCATCATATGGGGTTCCCCAGGGATCCCTGCCTCCCTCGCAACCCTACAACACAGCCAACCCCCCAGCCTCTGGAGCGCCACTGTATCCAGCAGCATACCAGCATCCCTACACTATGCCTTCTGCCTATTATGGACAGCAGTACCCAGTGTCCCAGGCGCAGTCGCAGCAACCAAATCTAATGGCAGTGTCCAGTGGCACAAACAACGGAGCTCCTCTATACCCCATTGTGTCATACCCCTCTGCTCCGGGGAGTAGCCAGTACGGCACACTCCGATCTTCTCAGGCCCCCATGGGACCCGGACCTGTTTCGGGGCCCAATGTGATCGTGCCCCCTGGCCAGGCTACTGGGCAGTCCATGTCCATGGGGAATGGACCTATTCCCCCCTCATCTGCCACTCCTGCTCACCAGGGCTATGGAACGGCTACTCTTTGCCAACAATCAGCAACAGTTAATGGACAAACAAATGCAC TTCAAACCCAAACAATGCCACACTATGACCAAAACCTCCATGGCCATATGACCTACTCATATGGAGGGGTACCCCCCACGACACAGGGCCCTGACGGGGATAGACCGCTTTCAGGGACCCCAGCCACCTCAGTACATTCGTCACCAGGCCATCAGCCAG gtgCAGACAGCTCCTCCAGCACTACTGGCAGTGCCTCCCCAGTGCCCAACAGCTATGAGTCCCTGGAGGGTGGGAGTTACACAG acccagCATCTATTCCACCCCCTGGGGATCTGTCGCGGCAAGCTCCCTTTGGCTACTCGTACCCGGCCATGCAGCCCAACTACATCCAGACAGCTCCCAGGTCAAATCCCGCCCCCTCTGCTACAGGGTACCACGCGCCTGGGTACCAGGACATGTCACAG CCTTTCCCCAGCATGTCCCAGCTGTCGGCGGCCCTGGGCGGCCTGAGTGCGCCTGAGCTGACGGTGGACAGCCTGCGGCCCGTCAACCTCCTGCAGGAACGCAacatcctcccccccacccccaccgcccctCCTGAGCCCAACCTCAGCACCGACCTCAAGAATGTCAACTGCAGCCCTGA CACGTTCAGGTGCACACTTACCAACATCCCCCAGACCCAGGCCCTGCTGAACAAAGCCCGGCTCCCGCTAGGCCTCCTGCTGCACCCCTTCAGAGACTTGAGT CAGCTACCAGTTATCACCTCCAACACCATTGTGCGCTGCCGTTCGTGCCGGACCTACATCAACCCCTTCGTCTCCTTCCTGGACCAGCGGCGGTGGAAGTGTAACCTGTGCTACAGAGTGAATGATG TTCCGGATGAGTTCATGTACAACCCAGTGACACGCTCTTACGGCGAACCCCACAAGAGGCCCGAGATCCTGAACTCCACGGTTGAGTTCATCGCCTCCTCAGATTACATG TTGCGGCCCCCTCAGCCTGCGGCCTACCTGTTTGTGCTGGACGTGTCTCACAATGCTGTGGAGGGAGGATACCTGAATGTCTTCTGTCAGTCCCTGCTAGAGAACCTGGACAA GTTGCCAGGGGATACCCGCTCGCGAGTGGGCTTCTTGACGTTTGACAGCACCATTCACTTCTACAACCTACAGGAGGGTCTTTCCCAGCCTCAAATGCTCGTGGTCTCAGATATTGACG atGTTTTTATTCCTACTGCTGACAGTCTACTAGTCAATCTGAAGGAAAGTAAGGAA CTGGTGAAGGACCTGCTGAATGCTCTCCCCAGCATGTTCACCCACACGCAGGAGACCCACAGTGCCTTGGGCCCGGCACTGCAGGCCGCCTATAAGCTCATGTCCCCCACGGGCGGCCGCGTGTCCGTGTTCCAGACCCAGCTGCCCACACTGGGGGCCGGGACTCTGCAGTCGCGAGAGGACCCCAACCAGAGATCCAGCACCAAG gggGTTAAGCACCTGGGACCAGCCACTGACTTCTACAAGAAGCTAGCCCTGGACTGCTCTGGCCAGCAGATTGCCGTGGACCTATTTCTACTCAGCTCTCAGTATTCCGACCTGGCATCATTAG cgtGTGTTTCCAAGTACTCTGCGGGCAGCATCTTCTACTACCCCACATTCCACCACGTGCACAATCCAGCCCAGCGGGACAAGTTCCAGAAAGATCTGCAGCGCTACCTCACCAGGAAGATTGGCTTTGAGGCCGTCATGAGGATACGCTGCACTAAAG GCCTGTCCATCCACACATTCCATGGCAACTTCTTTGTGCGGTCCACTGACCTGCTGTCTCTGGCCAACGTGAACCCGGACTCGGGCTTCGCCGTGCAGATGTCCATCGAGGAGAGCCTGGCCGACACGTCGCTGGCCTGCTTCCAGGCAGCGTTGCTCTACACCTCCAGTAAAG GGAAGAGACGGATCAGAGTGCACACCCTCTGTCTGCCGGTGGTCAGCCAGCTGAGCGATGTGTTTGCAGGGGCGGACGTTCAGGCCATCACGTGCTTACTAGCTAACATGG cCATTGACCGGTCGATATCGTCAAGCCTGACAGACGCGCGGGATGCGCTGTTGAACGCGGTAGTGGACTCCCTGGCGGCGTACCGCGCCAACGGCTCCAACCTGCAGCCCGCCGGCCTCATCGCCCCGGCCTCCCTGCAGCTCTTTCCCCTCTACGTGCTGGCGCTGCTCAAACAG aAAGCCCTGCGCACTGGCACCAGCACGCGCCTGGACGACCGCGTCTTCAACATGTGCGACTTCAAGAGCCAGCCCCTTTGGCACGTCATGCGCATGGTGCACCCCGACCTCTACCGCATAGACAGCCTATCAGAACAG AGGGCACTGCGCCTGAATGACACTGTGGTTCCCCAGCCTCCCCGTCTGCAGCTCACAGCAGAGAAGCTGACAAGGGATGGAGCTTTCCTCATGGACTGTGGCAAT GTGCTTTACCTTTGGGTGGGCAAGTGTTGCAGTGAGATGTTCATTCAAGACGTGCTGGGCTGCCCAAACTATGCGTCTATTCCTCCTAACATG ACGCAGATTCCTGAGCTGGAGAACCCGGACTCGGAACAGTTACGCACGTTCCTGTCGTGGCTTCAGGAGACGCGGAGTTTCTGTCCGGCTCTCTACGTGGTGAA GGACGAGGCCTCGGCGAAGAGCGGCTTCTTCCAGCACCTGGTGGAGGACCGCACTGAGTCGGCCTTCTCCTACTACGAGTTCCTGCTCCACATCCAGCAGCAGATGACCAAGTAG